In the Microplitis mediator isolate UGA2020A chromosome 5, iyMicMedi2.1, whole genome shotgun sequence genome, GGTGTTTGCCACTTCCGCCTTTAACTCGGGCTTATACACGCGAAAATTCGCAATTTACGCGATTGCTAATAATAATTCGCGGCATTGGACTGAAATTAGATTCTTCCGAgtaatttactttaattaaaagtaaaatttttaacagtgacCTTTTACTgtctatatttattaattaaatattaatcaatacttataattatttcagcgGGCTttgatcataaaaattcaacggCTGGAATTGATGTATCAGCAGTAAGACTCTGCTTCCAAGTGTACGTTGAagatagcaaaaaaaaatgtaccgTACCCTTGCGGCCCGTAGTCTCCGAGCCAGTTTATGACAAaagtaatattataatttttgttatttttataagtaattagaGTTTTAATTACAActataacaattaatatttatgtttacaGAAGTGTTGGGTGATTTGTCAATTCTTAAGTTAAGTCACTACAGTGCACCTGCTACTGGGGGTACCCCGATGATACTTTTGTGTGAAAGAGTTGCCAAAGATGACATCAGTATTGTATTTTTTGAGAAGCGTAACAACAGAATTATTTGGGAAGGACTTGCTAAGTTTAATTCCAATGATGTTTATCGACAGGTAAATGATTATTAAAAGttgttcaataaaatttgctagctttttttaaattttttaattaaagtaattaaccATTGACTTATAATATTGTAGATATCGATTGCGTTTGAAAGTCCCGCTTATTATAATGTTAATATTCAAGAACCAGCTCAGGTTTTTATTCAGTTACGAAAGTTATCGGATCATTGTGCGAGCGAGCCATTGCCGTTCACATTCACTCCAGTTGGGgcaggtaaaaaaaatcatttttttaaaacactgAAGAACTAAACTATAATTTGAAGATATTTAGTGAATAGatatattgaatattaaatattattttgcagACTCTTCAATTAATCTTAAACGTAAAAGGCATAAATACAGTACATCCGGTGTAATAGACCTGGAGACAGAAGCTGGATCATCAGTTCCCACTCATTGTCCTCGCTGCAATTGCTTTTCTGCAAGTCCAGAATCTCCTGAAGAAGAACCTATAACTGAAAAACCTGCAATTATTGCCAAGCGATTGTTATATTACCGACCGCAAAATCAAAAtagaaaatgtaaatattatttatacttttgaaGTTTAtgatttactcatttttattaataaattttatttttttaaattgtagtGAATGAAGTAAACAAACAATCAGCGATGGATAGAAATCTACATGATATGCAGCCGCTGGATTTACattgtagaaaaaatataaataataacgatgataataataataggaagaataaaaatattaatattaaacaaattaatattaataatgtacaacaacaacaacaacaacaacaacaacaacaacaatcaATGCCACCACTACGACAACAACAATCTCAAATGCGGAATCAGCAACAAGAACAACTACAGCTAACTCTtcagcaacagcaacaacaaaaaatattacaaccGCAGCAACTAAAACTGATACAACAATTGATACAACCACAGCTACAACATCAACAACAAACACAtctacaacaacaacaacaacaacaacaacaacaacaacaacatcagcatcaacaacaacaaatacaacagcagcagcagcaacaacaacaaatacaacaacagcagcagcaacaacaacaaatacaacaacagcagcagcaacaaaaacaaatacaacaacagcagcagcaacaaaaacaaatactacaacagcaacaacaacaaaaacaaatactacaacagcaacaacaacaaatacaacaacagcagcagcaacaacaacgaatacaacaacagcagcagcagcaacaacaacaacaacccCAATCACAGTTattacaacaacaacaaaaactattattactacaatcaatacaacaacaacaacaacaactacCACAGCTACAACCACTACCaccacaacaacaacaacaacaactgcAACCACAACTTCTTCAACAGCAGCAATGTCGAAAAAACTTCCAACAAGTTCAACAATATATCCAGCAACAAGAAAAACAACCACAACTTCAACAACAGAATCaagaacaacaacaacaatatcaattacaacaacaacaacagcgcCAATTACCATTAAACTACCAATTACAACAGCTTCAACAATTACAGCATAGTCAATCACAACAGCAATCACGAGCGCAATTAATGCAGTACTATCAAGAACGGCAGCGGCATCAAGTTCAACAACAGCCAGATCATCACCATCAAGAACAATATTCAACGTCGTATCAACatgttattgataataataattatgataatgatcatgaagatgatgataatgatggtGATGAAGAAGAACAAGAAGACAGTGATGACAGCAATCCTTATTATAGTACACAGGTAATAATAGCCAACAGGCCGCCGGATTTCTACAAAATGATCAAAACTCTTCCCCCTCAACAGACGTGCAATacaggtaattaatttatctaaagTTTTGTCGctgagatttaaaattttttttaacatttgttttatttttcttaacttcAGGACAACAATGTACgggaaatataaataatcaacaaAATCGACTTGAAGACAAAGAATCGACGAATGAAAATAGTGATTATGAATTATCGGAGCTCATTGACCAACAATTGTCGGAAACGATGAACAGTGGATTGTCACTTATAGGAGATGaggtaatttaaatgattgtcatcattatttttaatttttttaaatttatttgtaccaataatttatatttttttattttttagtttgaaatCAATAGTCCACCCTACCAAGACACGAATAATAATCAACCGAGATATGAAgatttttttccttaattaaACTGATGAAAAATCCAAAtatttgttattgttattattattgtaaataaaatgtaattatagCTTCTGcagattgtaatatttttaaaaaagttctaacttgagtataaattatttataagtcgtgatgttaatttatcatatattttaagtcaaaaatttaacgaatcaaaataattatttgcatgaaaaaatagttattaatttttattgtgtattatttttataaaaaaattttaaatgtttatttaaaaaactaaaaaaaaaaaattttaatttttaaatcaagatttacattagaattttttttcccttaaattaagtttaatactacacagaaaaaaaggattttcttggctcaataaatttttcgcaccataaatttataatgaaaaaaatttttcttttcacgAGTGAAAATTTTGCGGgctaaaaaatccttttttaacttcccgctaagaaaattgttaattttaaaaaattcgggaagttattggtttcaccctgattttcgaaaatcgagttttcatctgatgttgacgttttgaggtcctaggaagctattctgactatttttagaagGATGTCCGagtatctgtatgtatgtatgtgtatgtatgtaaactcttgatatctttttaatgaattgaccgattgagatggttgaggtggcaatcgaaagagtttgttggccgtcaacttttctgaaaatttcaaatcgatcaATCAAATGGACTCTAagatataaaagaaatacaaaaaaaaaaaaaaacaattctttttcagtttttttcaaatttttcagaaatggctcgatcgatcaattccaaaatctaattagcactagaactcaataaaacgcgtcgatccccacctcaaccatcgaaatcggttgattcgttcgcgagatatcgtgggagaaagaaatgctaaaaaacgtttttttttcgaaaacaatagcatacaaacgtatttttgagctcaaggaactcgaaaacagcgggaagttttagggctggcccgcagggtcaatcgatagacagatttttaacttcccgctaagaaaattgtaaattttcaaaaattcgggaagttattggtttcggtccgatttacgaaaatcgaatttccatcagatgtcgacgtttcgaggtcctaagaagctattctgactaatttcaagatgatgtccgagtgtatgtatgtgtgtacgtacgtatgtacgtatgtatgtatgtaaatattcataactcttgaacggatgaaccgattttgatcgttgaggtgtcattcgacgcagcttgttaatgtcttgaagccgtaaaaatttgaacttaatcggtagggtgcgttcagagatatttcaaaaataaaattttttcgaaaatgttttatttggataacttttaatttgctcgatggattgattccaaaatctaatcagctctaaaactctataagccgcgtcgaatgccacctcaatcatcaaaatcggttcattcgttcaagagaaaccgttgacgaaagaattcaaaaaaaaaattttccttggtttttttgaaatttctcaaaaacggctaaataaatcaatttcaaaatttgatcagcttcggaacttgataaaacgcgtcgattgccaccgcaaccatcaaaatcggttaattcgttcgcgagatatcgtgggagaaggaaatgctaaaaaatggttttttacaaaacaatggcatacaaaagtatttgcgagctcaacgagctcgaaaacagcgggaagttttggggctggcccgcagggtcaactgacagaccaatttttttttgtgtacccACTAAAtttgtaagtaaataaaaatccacgaaaactattatttttttaaatatatttactcaacaatacaattaattaataattgagtttaaatttaaaaaatgagcaaaaaaaaaaacttttcaatttacaATAATGACCTTgcaatttttcttattctaaTGTAATGGACAAAACGTAcacacgtattataaaaaattaaatttaaattgaagtgataaataaattaaaatatatataagacaattaaaaaaaagtatgaagtTTCTTATCCTAAATTTCTcatagaaattaataagtaaattatattagaagttatatatatatatttcaaaggTGAGTAGTTGGAGCAGTCGGGACATATTTATCTcttggttttttaaaaataaaaaatttaataataataattatttttaattctctatctCAAATACGACACGTGGAACAGCAACAGCTAATTAACCatgtgtttaaaatttaatttatctaatGATTCAGTATATATGGTCATACATGTATAAAGATAAGATTCGtctggcaaaaaaaaatatatacatatataaatttaataaactactgtagatatatataatttattatactaaattccatttatttttattcaaatagaTTATCACTACGGATAACTATATATCAAAgaagaaatatataagaaattgaaacaagaaaaataatcacttgaatttattttttttttgtgtatgaaaaaaaaaattaataaataaattccgtatgtttaattaaataaatctatcgccatcgtatattttaattattaactacaTTTCGAAAATATTTGTACATTTAAAATGTGTTTAAACACCTTCGCAAATTGGCGcgtaaacttattttttaaatttattatataattaattaataataaaattaataattaccgcAGCTAATTTACAGTTAACATTAGTCTGATATCTTCTTAATTagacagttaaaaataattattaaaaccatattataaatttttatgtaagaAGACATCATTACTTATGCAGTGccactaattatttaaatcgtaACGCATGTacacaatatatttatcattattattattgttattgtattaatattttagatatttCGGTACAGTAACAAGTGACCGTATTATTAACTTGTACAAATCCAACTGTTACACTGAgcaaaaaaaactacaagaaaatatttttatgacttaaaaattaatttttctttcgagctttagtttaaaaaaaaaaatcttattcaagttcggctgcccaatttcaaaacacagtaatggacaagtttttaaaaatcggtttttaaatatttttagttccagtGGTCTAGTAAACAtgattcgaaattttatttttgtcggTTACTGTGTTTTTAAATTGGGCAGTTGAGTTGATACTGACTTTAAATTCAAAGACAATAActcaacttaaaaaaattattatggatACTCGTGAGAAAAAatgtgatcctgaagttaacagacaattgacaatttttggatttttttttttaacaaatcgattacaaaaactaataatatgcgcatgtagaaaattttaaaaactacaggtgcaatttttccaaatattttttttttataatttatcgttttaaaaaaaaatccaaaaattattattatacctcggttaacttcagtatcataaaaaaattcgtcgagtttttaaaaaaaaaaacaattttgataaataaaataatacgagACAATTTACAAGAAATCGTAGTAttagaatacaaaaaaattagttttttagtgacttttgaaattaaacagccacgtttgtaaaaaaattttcaaatctattctttaaatttactaaaattaaaaactatccTAAATTTCCAAGCTCTACATACTGACCGATTTTGAAATCtgtttaaaaagaattttttacccaaaaaaaattaacaaaaatatattttttgaattatcgtaaaaataaatttttaaaatcacaaatattttatttttcaaagaacttttttttgttcagcATATACGCGAAAATTTGatgacaatttattatttattttcttcctcataatttatatatatcaataaaaaataaaataaaatacggtCATACATTTTACCAGTCAACGAATGTTTAATTGTGTTCACAAAATATGAACATGGAAGTATTCTcattatcaaattattaaataaaaaaaaaaaaaaattttcatttcaaatccAATCGATAATCGAATGAAAATTCGGGTTCCAATTTATGAACAAacttaagatttttttatagaatttatacttttgttgttctttaattaattaacttttttttacaatttaagtCATCAGTATTGCAATCATACATATAATTGGAAAagaaatataatatatgaaaggtacattataatataaatgtcatagtaatttaaataaaagacaaacaaagttagaaaaaaattataaccatattcaaattttcaaatattagattcagcaaaaaaaactgaatagaAAATACTTGAGTATCCAggtctaaataataaaagaattaagtaatttttttttttagatatttttgtcATACGTTACATAtcgttttaataataaaaagtttcttaGTTGATAAACTTTATACAtactatgtataattattatgcaATGTGAGTCACACACATAACTCATTCATACTCTCGAGCGCGAACCATTGCAATTAATCGTAACGggtgttataaataattattaaattaagttaattaagaaaaaaaaaggggggGGCAATGATTATGatttacaataaaacaaaaaaatttctttttttaaaaatcttattataaattaattaaggaaaaataatgaataatttacaaaagcgaaaaaaaatagtaaaaatcatCGAACGATTGAGTGttgtcataaatatatatgtttattaatatataatatgtaattgaTCGGTTGAGGTATCAGGCAAACCGTTTATTagaatttaatcatttatttataaatttatttcaaattttaatttataatttaaatattcaaatgaaagaaaaaaaaattataattcacaCCCTTACGATACTATTacactattttaattatatattttaattataaatcagtttgaaaaaaaaaaaattataaaaaaaaaaaaatattcattatttttattaattatttattaaaactcaGTCACGCGCACAATAATAATGTGATGGAGACATTCGTCGACCTACAAACgtaatttgattttaattgtaataaaaaaaaaaaatcatcatcattatcatcatcatcattcaCAAATGTTCATTTTACactatttaaatacaatagaacttttttttgtatattttattttgttatatttatttaaataagttttattttttgttgttatttttattaattgttttgttaTAAAACTGTCTCGCAAAAAATGTCGCAATTATTACAATaccaagtaattaaattttgatacgataatcaaaatgtttatttttaaattaaattcgtatttaataatttaaatttatttatttatcattagtttttttttaaattaaattattattgattaatcaattaacgatgagagaaaaattattacacaaCATTGAATAcgaatttatgaataaataaacatttagacgtatcaatttgaatttttaaaaataatcggttgatgagacttaaaaattaacagaattGCAATGAGCCGAGATCAGTAATTGTGTGATTATTGACAACAAATATCAGCGCACTACAATTCTGTTTATTGcctcaatttattattattattattactattatttatttattaattattaatattattcccTGTTAGTTTTCGACCAGGAGGATTTGACAGattggtttttattttatttttttacggaCATGATAGACGTCAACATTGATATCAACCGTTTAGTGaagacaaaataaataaaataattatattataaatttatgaatattgtTACTGTTATTGTTTtagttgtaaatatttttgtgattgacGATGGCGCTATCTGCCAGTGCCTCCTTTACTTACTTAACAGTAacttattaacttttttttctttattatttaatttttattatttattttatttatgattggTCTTCATCTTCGTCATCATCGGGCTCGTCTTCGTTTTCTTCGACTTCTTCTTCCtctatttgaataaaaaaaaaatattttattaattaacaaataaataaaatattcataattatcatGGATATAAATTGAGATCAAACTAACCCTCGTTCTCGTCGTCATCGTCAACTTCATTGTCAACTTCGTCTTCTTCTTCGCCTTCGGCTTCAGCGTCTTCTTCTTCATCGTCGACGTCGTCTTCGTGATCTTCGTTTTCTACGTCATTATCACCGCCGTTCTCTTGCCTCTTTGGTTTTTTTGTGTCCTCATTCTTttcctattaaaaaaaaaattattagtcatTGGTATCAAAtacaataaattgtaattcaaatttgtaaaaatcGCGGCATCCTAatctaatttaatatatttttttaattgtttataaatgaatgttcaaagtattaatgataattttaaaaatttttaattagtttatgTGTTCATTGAAGGtggcgttttttttttatgtagcaAATACTTGAAGCATATGATTACGTATCAACTACTAATCACAGGGTTTACTGAGATAACCTAATGCTTTTTAATCATATagattaatatatacatatatataaatatacatgtacTTATATGTataagtaagtaaataaagaacttattatttgaatttattaatgaattgtaataatttaatctttaattaaatctatacatacatatatacatgtataaatgtatgtatgtatacatatatgtatatatatggaaatatgaaattatgataagtaattgatcaattaaaataatataaattattaattaagataaaataaaagtatttgaaataaaatattaaaaaaaagtttaaatgttTGTAacaaaccttaatattaaaaaaagtataaaggaagaataacataaaaattaacatgacGAATGGATGTAATTTGTAACCAAGTAAATTGAGAATTACGAGTGATTTCTTAAAAGTAACCGGAGTCTATTATTAAAATCAGCTCGACCTGTTtcaatttttcccgccatttattcaaatattcaaatcaAACTTTCGTCTGCCTGTCAACTACAAAACtaatcttttttaaaatcgtcTTACTagaacatttataaataattcaaatattgcATAGGTCACTATAGGAAATTGATAAATCGATAATTATTggaaatcaaattttgtattttttatcaataataaattaaattagtgatttatttatactttttattaaatgaggTCATCTTAGGACAATCGTATACGAATCTCTGAACATGTTCGCGCGTTATTTTCCccctaaaaaatatatacatctatatatacgTGATCTTAAAACGTGTTGGTTGGATGGTCGTTCGGCCCTTTTACGCGGCATCGATCGCATAAAATACGATTGAGGattactactactacttcTACTACCACATATCTATTACACGATACACAGCATTGACAACGTAAGAGTTAAGTAGTAGGATATGATTAAAGTGGGTGAGAATGTGTAGTGAATACTCCATACTCAAGTGAGAAAGAATTATATCGatataattcaaaagtaaaagagGAAGAGAGAAGTAGTGAATCATGTCGTATGCTCAGCTTAGCTTGGAAAAGACGCCTTTCCCACTACTGTACAGAGTACAACACAACTTAAACTCATGGATTGTGCGCGCGCGTGCTTTCATTTTACTaacacaataaaaattataatgtatgTGTAGTAAGAATGAGTACGAATAGGTGTAAAGTACACAGAGAAACAGAAACAGATACAGATACAAGATACAAGTGAAGCCGCATTCGTTCCACGTCAAGTGTTCCAAGTCTAATACTTTTGAGAGAAGAGATGGGTAATACTATTTGAGGGGGGGGGGGTGTCATGAACAAGTACAAGTACCAGCTACAATAAAtgagagaaatttaaattgaatataaaaaaaataaattcaaatgaaagtgaggtttaaattttttctactggTAATTATTACTCATGCAATCAACATCATgtccattaatttaaaaaatatgctgGTGTTTTGAATGACACAATCAACGAGAGTACACATAccagaataaattatttaacttgtatttataaaatgtatatagatatattgtGTGTGTTAAATAAAGCGAAAAAGCGACGCGATGTTTTCTCAAAAGTTCGTAAAGTACGGAGGCCGTGAGAGAAAGAGCGCGAGTGaggataaaatatatataggtaaTGAAAGAAAGATAAAGAGAGAAACAAATGGCAACCCGGTAGACGAGGAAGCCAACGCGCGCGAAGCGCCGACTGCCGACATCATAATACACGGCGTTGCCGCTTGCTGCGTGCATGTTGCTAA is a window encoding:
- the LOC130667738 gene encoding embryonic polarity protein dorsal-like, with product MNHRRHDYPYAEIIEQPCNRTRFRYECEARFIGSLVGCNSTERHRSWPTIKIHGLDGNAVIIVSCVTKDSPHRPHPHEIVSKDRPDQGVFTLKTDSQVVSFPNLGIQCTKKKNVKEALEKREALRVDPFQTGFDHKNSTAGIDVSAVRLCFQVYVEDSKKKCTVPLRPVVSEPVYDKKVLGDLSILKLSHYSAPATGGTPMILLCERVAKDDISIVFFEKRNNRIIWEGLAKFNSNDVYRQISIAFESPAYYNVNIQEPAQVFIQLRKLSDHCASEPLPFTFTPVGADSSINLKRKRHKYSTSGVIDLETEAGSSVPTHCPRCNCFSASPESPEEEPITEKPAIIAKRLLYYRPQNQNRKLNEVNKQSAMDRNLHDMQPLDLHCRKNINNNDDNNNRKNKNINIKQININNVQQQQQQQQQQQQSMPPLRQQQSQMRNQQQEQLQLTLQQQQQQKILQPQQLKLIQQLIQPQLQHQQQTHLQQQQQQQQQQQQHQHQQQQIQQQQQQQQQIQQQQQQQQQIQQQQQQQKQIQQQQQQQKQILQQQQQQKQILQQQQQQIQQQQQQQQRIQQQQQQQQQQQPQSQLLQQQQKLLLLQSIQQQQQQLPQLQPLPPQQQQQQLQPQLLQQQQCRKNFQQVQQYIQQQEKQPQLQQQNQEQQQQYQLQQQQQRQLPLNYQLQQLQQLQHSQSQQQSRAQLMQYYQERQRHQVQQQPDHHHQEQYSTSYQHVIDNNNYDNDHEDDDNDGDEEEQEDSDDSNPYYSTQVIIANRPPDFYKMIKTLPPQQTCNTGQQCTGNINNQQNRLEDKESTNENSDYELSELIDQQLSETMNSGLSLIGDEFEINSPPYQDTNNNQPRYEDFFP
- the LOC130668895 gene encoding glutamic acid-rich protein-like isoform X1 produces the protein MSTNDKEPVNVEKKTENDKPTGDAKCDLKGIKRAAEEKNEDTKKPKRQENGGDNDVENEDHEDDVDDEEEDAEAEGEEEDEVDNEVDDDDENEEEEEVEENEDEPDDDEDEDQS
- the LOC130668895 gene encoding acidic leucine-rich nuclear phosphoprotein 32 family member B-like isoform X2 — protein: MLIFMLFFLYTFFNIKEKNEDTKKPKRQENGGDNDVENEDHEDDVDDEEEDAEAEGEEEDEVDNEVDDDDENEEEEEVEENEDEPDDDEDEDQS